The DNA region GTTCCTTACCTCAGCACAgccttttaacatttaataactttaacttGACTGTCTCTTATTACATTTTAGACATCTACAAATGCATGTTGTGTATCTTTTCACAGACTatctcctcctccaggtcaACATAAAGGTCAACATAAAGGTCAACAGGGTTGCAACCCTGCAGCCTGCAACATTTCAAGGACACCTCAGTGAAATGCATGCTATTCCCAGGGAAGACCCCAGACTTCTTTGGTTTGTTTGAGGActatttacttattattatacCTTTCCTTTGATAACTTCAGTGCCCAGTGTCTCCATACTACTGTATGAATACATTTAGATCACAATGTTTACCAACCTTTTTCGTTTGTGACCATAAAACAATGCTATGTCTACTTGCAACCCCTCCTCACAAGTTGCAGTTTAAGGATTTTATATAGCCAGGTCCAGAGgtgaaaagtacatttactcaagtactgcacttacaGTGAGTGCAGTTTTGagatacttttacttgaaaacTTATTTTATGCTGCTTAGTTTATACGTCTACTTCACTAAATATCAGATAGACATGTTGTAATTCTATTCACAACATTTGTGTGACAGCTATAGTCTCTTGTTACGTTGCAGTTGAATATTTATTAGAAAACATAACCAGCCTGTAAAACAAGATGCATGTTACCTATACTTGcctacattaaaatgctgcttagaTGTTAATGCAACAGTGcttataattaaaataacagaatataataattaattctTCAtaatttacttttgatacttatGTTAACACTTATAGTCTTTTAAGATTTTCTATCTGGGACTTTTGCTCGTAATGGagtttttctacttttattgCTATTTTTAAGTACAAGGTCTGAATACCTCTTCCACCACTTGCCAAAGTTTACAGTAACAGTGCTTTTTGTGTTAATACTTTTTAGATCTGGTGGAGTAAAATTTCATGGGTAACCAGAAAATGTGGTTAGACAAAAGTCTGAAAAGATACACCTAACTTTATGTAGCAGAAATAAttaagttaatatatatatatatatatatatatatatatatatatatatatatatatatatataataattatatataataagttAAACATCTCAGGACACCTGACAATTATTCATTATGGGAGGCCTGAGCtgcaggttgggaaccactgtgaTAAAAGACATGTGCCTTTTAATAACCCTATATTCCAATAATTGGAGAGCTCCAAATATTTCCTCTGGTCAATCTTTCCAAAGCTGATTGCCAGGATTAAATCTTGAGCTTGAGAACGCAGGACAAATGATATGCTCAATGACAAAAAGAGCGAAATTATTCACATATCTTTATTAGTTCTGCTGAATTTGAACAAAGGGGTGGTTTTAATCAAGCCAGAACAGTACTAGTaacataaatgcaaacaataaaGAGAAACATGTATAAAATTGGTAGCATTTTGTTCTCTAAACAATGCAATACTGTAACTACATTTATCACCTACATCAAAAGGAACATCATTTTTGGACAGGGTTGCTATGATTGCACCTTTATGGTAGGCCAATAGGCTATCtacacagttaaaaaaaacacataaaggaaagCTCAAATGGCACATATTTTCTCTGTCAGTTCACCATaatataataacagtaataaagaTGATAATACTATGTAATACTTTAGAGATAAGTTAATATTCTTGAGCAACATCTTTGTATGCTGGCATAAACAACACATATAAAAGCCATGATATTCACATCTGAGTCTACTGTACATCATAACTTGTGTGTCGGACACTACATAGTGCAGTTAGCCTGAATGCTCCCTTTAAAGAGGCAGACGTTTCCATTTTTCAGGTTATTTTTTAAAAAACTTCCTTCTCCCCAGCTTCGtctaaatgaaatgtacaaaGGAAAGAGTTTTCCATTGATATACATACAATTTTCAGTTTCACTGCCCTTTTATCAAGCTTTGATGTACATCTTACTGTACTTAAAGCCCCCCACCctcagcaacaaaacaaaaaatccctttacttttaatatatCTTCACTTGCTGTATTGCCACTAGTCCCTCTATCCTCAATCTCATAAGATGAAGCTTTtcatatgtatacacacatgcacacaccggctctcccacgcacacacacacacacacacacacacacacacacacacacacacacacacacacacacactcacaccacacacatacatttacaatcTATAACTATTATAAGTATTTCTTTCTAGTATATCATACATTctataaatttaatttttgaCTTTGGAGATAGTGACTGATTTCTCAGATTTCTTGGTTGTAAATGCACAAAGTGAACTCATAATAACCAAATTCAAATTGCGTGCTCGATTCACATTCTCTTTGCAGTTCAATGAGAAGAAATTTGAGTTGGGAGCGCTGTGAAGGCTCTCTAATGACCtctagtgtttgtgtttagtcACCGCAGTGAAGGCAAACCAGGTTCTCCCATGTCTTAAAACATATTCTATATTCAGTCGGGGTTGATTATCTGCTAAACATATCTATTCAATTCAATTTGTAGAAAATATAAACTCTGTTGGTCTTAATGATGTGTTTGAATGGGTCATGCATTTTGGACCCTGTGCATGAAATGACTTGGAAACTGAATCCCAGCTCCGTGTGACCGCTGACGTTGATATCTACTGGGATTTAAATTAAACTGTCCAGCCGTGTGTAACAATGTTGTGCAACTGGTTTTCTGATATTATCAGTAAAGCACTGAAAATGATAATCACACTCCAGTTGTTTTCATCTATTCCCAGCCATAGTGTTTCTCGTATACATGCTGGAAAGAATGGAGTAAGGCGCTCTCTGGCCAAAAATGCAAGTCAACATCACACACTCTGACCGctatttctacttttacattTCCAGTGACACAGACTTACAATGAATAAATACTGAATAATATTCTTTTTGATAATTTCTGACAATATCCCTGATTGTCTTGGTCCTTTTCTAGCATGGGCATTAAATGACCTCCTGTATTGGTGCTGTCATCTAAACATTGTCATTTAACGGTTTGCTTTTCTGCCATCCATCCGAGTGGCACACTTCTCACACTGCACACCGATTAGGTAGGATGTAGTAGTGTGAAAGTAGTGAGAAAAAGGCTGCTTAGGAGTTTGAAAAAAATCATTTACAGATTGAATAAAGTTCAACTTCCTGTTCCGATGATCTGCTTGTTAATGATAATGTTGGATTTTGCAGTCGGCCTTTGTTGTTTTAGTGTCTTTAGTTGCTTTGAAAAGTACGTCAGACTGAACTGATTTATTCTGTTGTagactgaaatatttttcaACTGTACGCTGAAGAGGTTTTGTGTGAGAGGCCTTGTCACTGTGAGTGTATTGAACTGGATAATTGATCATGGAGCTGTCTCTATATCTCAGTGGACTCTATCCTCTCCAAACGTGAAGGTCCTGCCCAGGGATTGGCAAGCTGGTGTAGAGAAGGAGGGCCCTTCTGGTCTTCACAAGGCGGGGAGATGGTGAGGGCGATGGggccagacagagagagtggggCCTGAGGAGACAGAGGTGAGAGGcctggtggtggaggtggagaatTAGAAGAGGTGGGGGAACTGGTGGTGATAGTGGTAATGGTTGTGGTGGTGGACATTGTGGTTGGTTTAGCTCCCAACTGGCACATACGTTTTTCCAAAGCTTGGTTCTTCTGCAGCGTTTCCACATAGCTGAGCTGCAGCTGCGCCTGGTATTTCAAAACCCGTTCCTTCTCGTCCTGCCAGGTGTGTCGCTCCTGGTCGAAGTTGAGGGCCTGACGCTCCCGTTGCTGCCGCTCCAGGCGCAACGCGGCCTGCAGCTGCTCTAGTTGCCTGCGCAGCTCTCCAGACTCGTCCCAGTGACCCTCCTGGCCTCGCTGTGGCAGGTGGCCATCCTGACGCAGTTGCACCTCCTGGCAGAGTTGGGCCTCGTGGCGTAGCTGGGCCTCTTGGCGCATTTGGGCCTCGTGGCAGAGCTGGGCCTCTTGGCGCAGCTGTGCTTCTTGCCGTAGTTGGGCATCATGGCGGAGATGAGCCTCCTGACGAAGCTGTACCTCCTGGCGGAGTTGGGCCTCTGGTCGAATCTGGGCATCCTGACGCATTCGGATATCCTGCTGCATATGGGCATCTTGCCGCTGCTGCACGTCTCGCCATTGAGCTTCTTCACGCTGCTGCCTCTCCTGTCTCTGAGCTTCCTGCCTTTGGGCTTTGGCTTCATCACTCTGAAGACTCAGCAGAGTTTCAGATGTGGGGGTGAGAGAGTTGGTTGAGGGCTCAGTGGGGTTACGTGGACAGTGGACAATTCCCCAGGGTGGCAACAGTCCTGCAGCAGCTAAGTTAGGGCTCACAATAacttctgctcctctgctcaCTTCACTCAGAGCCCGCTTTAAACTAAGCACCTCTGCCTCAAATACACCCAGCTTCTCTCTGAGGATAGACACCTGTATaaaggaaaatataatttagttttaaatgtagCAGTTAATCGTCAAAACAAGTCAGAATTTTGAAGGTGCACACACAAAGTCTCTCCTTCATTAAGATAGAATCGTATCAAAACaggacataaaaacataataagcATAAATAGTGTAAATAgttatatacacaaatacagctAATGTGTACAACTATTAACACTGCCattcaaacaaatacacatccaGCTGTGTTCATTGCACATATATGCATGAATGCAAGCATGCACATAGGCTTTACATAGCCACGCTTGAAATGGGATTGTGCGCCTGATAGCGGCACTCAGAGATGATTGTACTGTCATTTGTTGTGAATTGAATCATCTGAGACTCTAGAACAGACAGAAGAAGTAGTGGGCCTGGATGGACAGCTATCGTCTGacatcattttataataaaaccttatatttaaacttgcttATGAAGTAAAGTCCATAACGTTTTTGATTAATGCTGCCGAGTGTTTTCACTCTGAATCATATGGATTCTTTTTCTGTCGACGCTTGAGAAATGAGGAATGAGGAATAAGGAATTGTAAATTGCTCCAGATAAGAGCTTGTGATGAATGCATAAATTGTTCTTAAAAAGAGATGAATATTTCTCTTAAACTTATGATGcaatatacatcatatatacataagtGTGTGAGCTGCTTATGAGCTCATACAGCACAAAGGAAAAAATAgctgtaatatataatgttgCCTAATCCCCAATTTGTCCTCGTCTCCTCGCCAAGTTTTTGGAATCCCTCCGAAGGATTTCGAGGATTTAAACGCTCAACAATCTAGATTTAGTGTTAAGCATCCCAATCCTGCAATCTCACTTGTCGTAAACTACATTTTGACTGCTTTGGATAGTAATCAACATTGCATTGCTCTCCTCTAAAGCCTTTGATAAAGTCGACCATTTGTTGCAACTACAACTAGAATACTGTGAGCCTCACAACCTACAGCTTGTGGTCATTTCAATGCATGTTTTGGTGAAGTATGACCGTCGTTTTTAAACATAGATGAGCGAGATTCTGGTCACCATATAGAGAGAATGATGTCTTGTTAATAAATTACACTAATATCCAATTCTACGCTGTTGACAGACATGGtctgcatttttaaaaatccaGTGCAcattccccctcccctcccggAGATCGTGTCACAAATGTCTGCACTGAAAAGACTTTTGCTTGCTATAATTttctttcatatatttatttattttttacagtggaAAGGTTTGGGCTCAGGCCCAAAACTGCTCCCGTGGTCCCGGGTCGGGCTTAGACGGACACTATGCAGGTTCATGTAGCGTCAGGCCTGATTCTTCTAGGCCTGATTATAGCTCTACTAGGAAACACTATGTTGTGGTTGCAATGCCAATTCAGGAAACGCATGAATAATTTTACTAGTAAATGATTGTTAATATGTTTGGAGACTGTTTTAATGAATTGAACTTCTGTAAATTATtcacatgtctgtgtttttctgttatttataaTGCTCAGTGTTAAAGCCCGCTGGATATTAATTACCGTGTAATTGAAAACCCACCTCTGACAGAGTCCTCCTCAGCTCTCCCTCACACTTCTCCAGCTCCAGACTCTTGCTGCTGTAGGAGTCCTTTAGGCCCAACATGGTCTCCTCCCGCTCCCTCAGCTGGACATTGAGCTCCTTCAGCTGGCCTCTCAGGGCCACCATCTCTCCAGCTCGCTGGGTCACTTCAGCCTGACTCTCCCTCAGCTGCTGCTTCAGCAGGGAGATCTCTCCTGCCTTCTGACACACCTGCACagaaagagtgagtgagtgagtgggtgtttttgttgttgttgtatatgGTGTggagaaatgagaaaatgtggCTTTGCGGTGAACAACAATAACAttgctttttgtgagttgatataaaGTAACTAATTGTGTTAAATGGGCACATGATATGGTCTCATATCGATTGCAAGCCCCTGAATCGAATCAAATTGAAATTGTATCGTGGCAGACTAGAATCAATATAATATCGTATGGTAATGAAACTTGGGAATTATTTAGTATTTGTGGTAAATCTACTCCCTATCCcattacatatacagtatgtgggttGCTTGTACATAGtcatcttcacacacaccctTATACTCAGTGGTCCACTGCTCAGTCTACCATGATGTAACCCTGATAACATTTTACTGAACTAGTCAAGCGCACCAAGTCATATACTCATATCTCACCTCCCACTTGGTCTCCTCCAGACGAGGCAAGATGTCAGCCTGCTCCTTCCTGTAATCTAGAcactttctctccagctcctccctcTGGGCCAACAGTGCTGCCATCTCCTCCTGGAGCCTCCGCTTGTCCTGGGACAGACGGCCTATCTGGGCCTGCAGGGCAGTCTGGGAGCGCTGAGCACGACGAGTAACCTGTAGATAGAATTTacatataaagtgtttttttagaacataatatgtacaatatgtacagaTCCTGCAATAACATCTTCTGGTACTTGCCATGATATACTAAGTGTTGTATCAGACACAGATTTGATCTTAATGCCTTTCAGACGCTGCTGCATTTTACCAGCACTTACCTGTATCTTGATTCCAAAATTAAccattaaaggggacatatcataaaaaacatacttttccatgcttgtgcacatacatttgcgTATCTGTCGtgcctaccaacccacaaactgtgaaataagacaacccagtctGCCTCGGTCaaaaaacatgggattcaacaagccattcagatttggctaCACTTCCtttgtcacatgcaggctcattagaatataccgcCCTCCATCTAAATATCTCCACCCACGGCCTAAGAACTACCTTTGCAATTCTCGCAAGCTACTATGTAGCAAGACGTTGCTTTCTCCTAAGATATATAAAACAAGTAGATGTGACAAAAACCGTATACGTCTCACCAGTTTTTCCAACATTCATCTGTTGTGTATATAACCCCCAGACACTGTGTATCAGTGTATTAGATTTTTTtagtaaagaaaaataaagtgcaGTGATATCCTGAGGATCAAAATATGAAGTGGGCTCACCTGCTGCAGGCGCGAGGCGTAGTTCTGTCTGAGCTCGTCCATCTGTCGCTCCCAGACACGTTGCTTCTCCTCAAACACCTGAATGATTGCTGCCTCACTTTGGTCCAGGTTTCTGCGCATGTGCTGCACCTGGTAGAAAAGGCCACAAAACAACCGGTTAGatagtaaaagtagaaaaaatCTTTCTTGGAGAGCAAAATGTGGGACTTTCAAATAAACTACTCAAGATCAGAACTGATCCTTTAAATGCTGGAAAATATCCTCATTCAAGTAAGTACAATGTATGTAGTATAGCACCTTCCATAGAGTAAGATCACAAAGTGCTTTATGAGaacaaaaatgattaaaaatactatatataattattgtattatataattCCTTAAGTGCAAAACAACTGCATGTTAGACTTTTCTGAGTGGCCTCTGACCTCTTGCTCTTTCTCCCACAAGCGGTCCTCGAGGTCCTGGATGATGTCAtctgaggagggggaggggcgTAGAGGTGCTGGAGCATCactcaggtggctcagcctctGATAGGACGAGGAGCTCTTTCCCGAGGAGGACCGGCCACTGTCTGAGGCGCTGAGCCCGTTCTGGAGGAAAGAACCACATCGTGATACATTAAAGATGATAACAGCAAAGTGTGGAGCACCaataatgtaatcatttcctgAAGATGTAATCAAATTTGCATTTAACCTTAATCGAAAAATGGAAAAAGTCCAATAATGTAAGAACATGACcaataatgtaacaaaataTCCTGACTGatactttaataaaatgtttaccGATTACATTTTCAGTAGGCTGACACGACACTAACAgtattataaatgttgtttacTTTACACATTTCAGAGATaaaaaacatccttttttttacattacattgtcCATCAAAATGATAACATCATCAGTTTTGAAAAAAATGACCTGCCTGAAAGGTATGACGTCAtcagtaaacatgtttttgtcattattggctaagttattacattttcaatcaGGTTTACCGCAAATTGTATTACACTTGCAgtcattaatacattttcaggaCTTGTTTACATTATTGGGTGCTACAAGGTGCATTTAACAGCAGACTAATTGAGTGTGGAAGATGGCTTTACCTGGTAGCCGGGCTTTTCCAGCTTGTCGAGGCCTGCAGCTGCCCCAACCATGCCCAACCTGTTGATGTGGCTGGTGGAAGCACTGAGAGGCCCCAGGACTGCTGGGGGCCCACAACCGGACCCTGAGCCCGTATAGGTGGGCAGGCTGGTCAGGGAGTTCCTCCCTGAGTCAGACATCCCTCCCTGAACCACTTCATTACCATTTCCCCCGCCCTCAGTTCTGCTGACCCTCACTGGGCTGTCCTGGTCCAGGAGCAGGGCCTCTGGGACCTCTCCtgattctcctcctgctccgtccctgcctctcctgcctcctctgctCTCACTGAACCCTTCACTCCTTGCCTCAGTCTTGCCCTCGCTCCCAGCCCCTCCTGCCTGGCCTACCAGGTTCTGCATGGAGTGGAAGCTCTTGGGAACCACTGGCTTGAAGGCAGAGGGACGAACGAGGCCTGAGTTGTTCTGCATCGCCTacgagagagatggaggaaggaagata from Cottoperca gobio chromosome 9, fCotGob3.1, whole genome shotgun sequence includes:
- the lzts3b gene encoding leucine zipper putative tumor suppressor 2, which gives rise to MGSVGSGVAGEQEFAMKSVGTRTTLPRAPPLSRRCPADRSCSAERLPRPPVTISDGTASSDERGSVSVATGTCTGTDRPTETASSTNTDCTMTAPSNNNQLECGNGAGRREREWERERERQRERGRDRDRDRDWDRERLERERERERNRERERDRERERERIEREKIERERERERERERERERERLENERLEREREMQAVGLDACGNIVGRGANEKNSVGMNQHQHQHQHQHQHREMAAARADSENHPGSHNPPNHNPPKILPVSGKLEQAMQNNSGLVRPSAFKPVVPKSFHSMQNLVGQAGGAGSEGKTEARSEGFSESRGGRRGRDGAGGESGEVPEALLLDQDSPVRVSRTEGGGNGNEVVQGGMSDSGRNSLTSLPTYTGSGSGCGPPAVLGPLSASTSHINRLGMVGAAAGLDKLEKPGYQNGLSASDSGRSSSGKSSSSYQRLSHLSDAPAPLRPSPSSDDIIQDLEDRLWEKEQEVQHMRRNLDQSEAAIIQVFEEKQRVWERQMDELRQNYASRLQQVTRRAQRSQTALQAQIGRLSQDKRRLQEEMAALLAQREELERKCLDYRKEQADILPRLEETKWEVCQKAGEISLLKQQLRESQAEVTQRAGEMVALRGQLKELNVQLREREETMLGLKDSYSSKSLELEKCEGELRRTLSEVSILREKLGVFEAEVLSLKRALSEVSRGAEVIVSPNLAAAGLLPPWGIVHCPRNPTEPSTNSLTPTSETLLSLQSDEAKAQRQEAQRQERQQREEAQWRDVQQRQDAHMQQDIRMRQDAQIRPEAQLRQEVQLRQEAHLRHDAQLRQEAQLRQEAQLCHEAQMRQEAQLRHEAQLCQEVQLRQDGHLPQRGQEGHWDESGELRRQLEQLQAALRLERQQRERQALNFDQERHTWQDEKERVLKYQAQLQLSYVETLQKNQALEKRMCQLGAKPTTMSTTTTITTITTSSPTSSNSPPPPPGLSPLSPQAPLSLSGPIALTISPPCEDQKGPPSLHQLANPWAGPSRLERIESTEI